In one Neobacillus sp. WH10 genomic region, the following are encoded:
- the fabI gene encoding enoyl-ACP reductase FabI, which produces MNLSLAGKTFVVMGVANKRSIAWGIARSLHNAGARLIFTYAGERIESSVRDLANSLEADGTLVLPCDVTSDDAIATCFAKIKESVGTIHGLAHCIAFAKTEDLKGEFVNTSRDGFLLAQNISSYSLTAVAKEARGLMTEGGSIVTLTYLGGERAIPNYNVMGVAKASLDASVRYLAADLGKDGIRVNSISAGPIRTLSAKAIGEFNSILNEIEERAPLRRATSPEEVGDTALFLFSNLSRGITGENIHVDSGYHIL; this is translated from the coding sequence ATGAATCTTTCTTTAGCAGGAAAAACATTTGTAGTAATGGGTGTGGCCAATAAACGAAGTATTGCGTGGGGAATTGCCCGCTCACTGCATAACGCAGGGGCTCGATTAATTTTTACGTATGCAGGTGAAAGAATTGAAAGCAGTGTTCGTGATTTAGCAAATTCTTTGGAGGCTGATGGGACACTCGTCCTTCCGTGTGATGTAACAAGCGATGATGCAATTGCTACTTGTTTTGCAAAAATAAAAGAGTCAGTTGGGACGATTCATGGGCTGGCACATTGCATTGCATTTGCAAAAACAGAGGATTTAAAAGGTGAATTTGTGAACACTTCAAGGGATGGATTCCTGCTTGCACAAAATATAAGCTCCTACTCTCTAACGGCCGTTGCCAAAGAAGCACGTGGCTTGATGACTGAAGGAGGAAGTATTGTAACATTAACCTATTTAGGTGGTGAGAGAGCAATTCCAAACTACAATGTCATGGGTGTAGCGAAAGCATCTCTAGATGCAAGTGTCCGTTATTTAGCTGCTGACCTTGGAAAAGATGGCATCCGTGTTAATTCCATATCTGCTGGCCCTATTCGTACCCTATCAGCCAAAGCGATTGGAGAATTTAATTCTATTTTAAATGAGATTGAAGAAAGAGCACCATTACGCAGAGCAACTTCCCCAGAAGAAGTTGGTGATACTGCCCTGTTCCTCTTCAGTAACCTATCCCGTGGAATTACCGGTGAAAACATTCACGTCGATTCCGGATATCATATTCTTTAA
- a CDS encoding CotO family spore coat protein, with product MSKMKSKGPLLYVHQTFSMTPTNHNMQELYTNKQNLESLEEEKLQVNESPKKISRTKKDLFQEPIPIDVVKSENLQTAQQQQTHRRSLNRVKPFKEMDLNERLDYLINFPKVLPPVPCVFYTTEKNHQGYLAEYDHQQVTIKLNDQTFKTVPLQELTDVIMIGIKKV from the coding sequence ATGTCGAAAATGAAGAGTAAAGGACCGCTTTTATATGTCCATCAGACTTTTTCAATGACTCCAACAAATCACAACATGCAGGAATTGTATACAAACAAACAGAACTTGGAATCATTAGAGGAAGAAAAGCTGCAAGTGAATGAAAGCCCTAAGAAAATTTCCCGTACGAAAAAAGATCTTTTCCAAGAACCTATACCAATTGATGTGGTCAAATCGGAGAATCTGCAAACTGCACAACAACAGCAAACACATCGGAGATCATTAAATAGGGTAAAACCCTTTAAAGAAATGGACTTAAACGAGCGCTTAGACTACTTAATCAACTTTCCAAAAGTACTTCCACCTGTTCCGTGTGTATTTTATACTACTGAAAAAAATCATCAAGGTTACCTAGCGGAATACGATCATCAGCAAGTAACGATTAAGTTAAATGATCAAACATTTAAAACCGTCCCGCTTCAGGAATTAACGGATGTCATTATGATTGGGATTAAAAAAGTCTAG
- a CDS encoding CotY/CotZ family spore coat protein — translation MGSGKNHDDFRSGNCVCEVVRAIKEIQDNAVEDECVECSSCFTEPLGTLVSPARREPVDTRVFILSTADGSPFHAFLTNESNACVSIFFRVEEVFDNCCATLRVLVPGRREGGNFHAVNLVSSGDKCCIDLTKVCQVERFRASNDCITVDLSCFCSVQCVADVNLGLCN, via the coding sequence ATGGGTAGCGGGAAAAATCATGACGATTTTCGCAGCGGGAACTGTGTTTGCGAAGTAGTTCGTGCCATTAAAGAAATCCAAGATAACGCTGTAGAAGATGAATGTGTAGAGTGTTCCAGTTGTTTTACAGAGCCACTAGGAACGTTAGTGTCACCAGCAAGAAGAGAGCCTGTTGATACGCGTGTATTTATTTTAAGTACGGCAGACGGTTCTCCATTCCATGCTTTTTTAACGAATGAAAGCAATGCTTGTGTGTCTATATTCTTCCGAGTAGAAGAAGTATTTGACAACTGTTGTGCTACACTTCGGGTATTAGTACCAGGACGTCGCGAAGGTGGAAACTTCCATGCAGTAAACCTTGTATCCAGCGGAGACAAATGTTGTATTGACCTAACAAAGGTTTGCCAGGTTGAGCGATTCCGCGCAAGCAATGATTGCATAACAGTTGATTTAAGCTGCTTCTGTTCAGTCCAATGTGTTGCTGACGTTAACCTAGGACTTTGTAATTAA
- a CDS encoding DUF1360 domain-containing protein, producing MMKITFINFLIVSLASFRLTRLLVFDKITEFIRSPFFDELSEENEDGEIEVYYIPKKSGVKKFMGELLSCYWCTGIWAAALIVVLYYISPNFSAPIILILAVAGFASILEFFVQYFIEK from the coding sequence ATGATGAAAATAACCTTTATAAACTTCCTAATAGTGTCACTCGCGAGCTTTAGGCTGACAAGATTGCTTGTTTTTGATAAAATAACCGAATTTATTCGCAGTCCTTTTTTCGATGAATTAAGTGAGGAAAATGAGGATGGTGAAATAGAGGTTTATTACATTCCCAAGAAATCAGGGGTCAAGAAATTTATGGGTGAACTTCTCAGCTGTTATTGGTGTACAGGTATCTGGGCAGCAGCCCTCATTGTAGTGTTATATTATATTTCTCCTAACTTTTCTGCACCAATCATCCTTATATTAGCGGTTGCAGGTTTTGCTTCGATTCTTGAATTTTTCGTACAGTATTTTATCGAAAAATAA
- a CDS encoding YhcN/YlaJ family sporulation lipoprotein, whose amino-acid sequence MIIRYQILFACLFLLAACNHNPHVRDSQLALMKTTNPKPVVTDQNKSNDSVEEIKKDVSSFPELYDVAVIKGKKDTLVVYKVKHLYRFNMKKIEKDVNKKLEKKYPKENFTVSSDYKIFLEAVRLDEKMKSAKFSHKEAEKRLEDIVKMTDKTK is encoded by the coding sequence ATGATCATTAGATATCAAATATTGTTCGCTTGTTTATTTTTATTGGCAGCCTGTAATCATAATCCACACGTAAGGGATAGTCAATTGGCATTGATGAAAACGACAAATCCTAAGCCGGTGGTAACAGATCAAAATAAAAGTAATGACAGCGTGGAAGAAATTAAAAAGGATGTAAGCTCTTTTCCAGAACTTTATGATGTGGCCGTGATAAAAGGAAAAAAGGATACGCTTGTTGTTTATAAAGTAAAACATTTATACCGATTTAATATGAAAAAAATTGAAAAGGATGTAAACAAGAAGTTAGAGAAGAAGTATCCGAAAGAAAACTTTACTGTTTCAAGTGACTATAAGATTTTTCTAGAAGCAGTTAGACTTGATGAGAAGATGAAATCTGCTAAGTTTTCCCACAAAGAGGCTGAAAAGCGCTTGGAGGATATCGTCAAAATGACGGACAAAACGAAGTAA
- the spoVAC gene encoding stage V sporulation protein AC → MPTTKQKNTTPQQRNYQQLQQKHEIKRPVLKNCLKAFFVGGFICVIGQAVSYFYIYFFDFTEQSVGNPTVATMVFFSMLLTGFGVYDRLGQFAGAGSAVPVTGFGNAVISAAIEHRTEGFVLGVGGNMFKLAGSVILFGVFSAFVVALIKTLLVIWGVL, encoded by the coding sequence ATGCCGACTACCAAACAAAAAAATACGACACCCCAACAGCGAAACTATCAACAGTTACAGCAAAAACATGAAATAAAACGACCAGTATTAAAGAATTGTTTGAAAGCATTTTTTGTTGGAGGATTTATATGCGTTATTGGTCAGGCAGTTAGTTATTTTTACATATATTTTTTTGATTTTACAGAACAAAGTGTAGGAAATCCGACTGTGGCAACAATGGTCTTCTTCTCGATGCTGTTAACAGGTTTTGGAGTTTACGATCGCCTTGGACAATTTGCTGGTGCAGGAAGTGCTGTGCCTGTTACCGGTTTTGGAAACGCTGTAATCTCAGCTGCGATTGAACACCGTACAGAAGGGTTTGTGCTAGGAGTGGGCGGGAATATGTTTAAACTTGCAGGATCAGTGATTCTCTTCGGAGTATTTTCTGCTTTCGTAGTTGCATTGATTAAAACGCTGCTCGTGATTTGGGGGGTTTTGTAA
- the spoVAD gene encoding stage V sporulation protein AD, with the protein MLRGHQSWVFENRPMITATGVTGGPFEANGKLANDFDLLYEDLWMGKESYEKAHSLLLEEAIKMALQKGNVQKEQVQFLFAGDLINQITPTSFAARTMQIPYFGLFGACSTSMEGLALSSFVVNYQGAKYVLTGASSHNAAVEKQFRYPTEYGGQKPPTAQWTITGAGVALVEPNEPGKQHPVTTSATIGKVVDMGLTDPFNMGGAMAPAAADTIIAHFRDMQLEPSYYDLIVTGDLGRVGHDTAFELLNKSGLEMERGQFQDCGLLMYKNDQPVQSGGSGAGCSATVLYGHLLNQLKKGTYRRILVVATGALLSPLSFQQNETIPCIAHAVAIEMNE; encoded by the coding sequence TTGTTAAGAGGTCATCAATCATGGGTGTTCGAGAATCGGCCAATGATTACCGCCACGGGTGTAACGGGAGGGCCATTTGAAGCAAATGGAAAATTGGCGAATGATTTTGATTTATTATATGAAGACCTATGGATGGGAAAAGAATCCTACGAAAAGGCTCATAGTTTATTGCTTGAAGAGGCCATAAAAATGGCATTGCAAAAAGGGAATGTACAAAAAGAACAGGTACAATTTTTATTTGCAGGAGATTTAATTAATCAAATTACGCCAACCAGCTTCGCGGCAAGAACGATGCAGATTCCCTATTTTGGTCTTTTCGGTGCCTGCTCCACATCAATGGAGGGTTTGGCACTCTCATCCTTCGTGGTTAATTACCAGGGGGCAAAATACGTGCTGACAGGTGCTTCAAGCCACAATGCTGCCGTAGAAAAGCAGTTCCGTTATCCGACAGAATATGGCGGCCAAAAGCCACCGACTGCACAGTGGACAATAACCGGTGCCGGGGTAGCACTTGTCGAGCCAAATGAGCCTGGTAAGCAGCATCCGGTGACAACCTCGGCGACCATTGGGAAGGTCGTAGATATGGGCTTAACAGACCCATTTAATATGGGTGGGGCAATGGCACCTGCAGCAGCTGATACGATTATCGCTCATTTCCGTGACATGCAATTGGAACCTTCGTATTATGATTTAATTGTTACCGGTGATCTGGGAAGAGTCGGCCATGATACTGCGTTTGAATTGCTCAATAAAAGCGGACTGGAAATGGAACGAGGACAATTTCAGGATTGCGGCTTATTAATGTATAAAAATGATCAACCGGTTCAATCCGGGGGAAGCGGTGCAGGTTGTTCAGCAACGGTTTTATATGGACATCTCCTAAACCAATTGAAAAAAGGGACATATAGACGAATTTTAGTTGTAGCGACAGGGGCATTGTTATCCCCTCTTAGCTTTCAACAAAATGAAACAATCCCGTGTATCGCCCATGCTGTAGCGATTGAGATGAATGAATAG
- the spoVAE gene encoding stage V sporulation protein AE, with amino-acid sequence MLAMYFWAFVIGGLICVFGQLLFDVAKLTPGHTLSLLVVLGAVLDGFGLYEPLVDFAGAGATIPITSFGNSLVHGAMQDAKAHGIIGVLTGMFQVTSSGISAAIIFAFIGALIFKPKG; translated from the coding sequence GTGTTAGCAATGTATTTCTGGGCATTTGTGATTGGCGGATTAATTTGTGTCTTCGGTCAGTTATTATTTGATGTAGCAAAACTAACGCCGGGACATACCTTGAGTTTGCTTGTCGTTTTAGGTGCAGTTTTAGATGGATTCGGACTTTATGAACCACTGGTTGATTTCGCAGGAGCAGGAGCAACTATTCCAATCACCAGCTTTGGGAATTCCCTAGTACATGGAGCGATGCAAGATGCGAAGGCACATGGAATTATAGGGGTATTAACAGGTATGTTTCAAGTAACGAGTTCTGGAATCTCCGCTGCCATTATATTTGCGTTTATTGGGGCACTTATTTTTAAACCCAAAGGTTGA
- a CDS encoding YjcZ family sporulation protein → MCFGYGGCGYGGGYGYGGGFYGGSTFVLIVVLFILLIIVGTSFF, encoded by the coding sequence ATGTGCTTTGGATATGGCGGCTGCGGCTACGGAGGTGGCTATGGCTACGGCGGTGGTTTCTACGGAGGTTCTACTTTCGTATTAATTGTTGTATTGTTCATTCTTTTAATCATTGTCGGAACAAGCTTCTTTTAA
- a CDS encoding stage VI sporulation protein F: MDNGFFKNIEKKTGVNMKDIFDLANSLQNANFKDEKTVRSVIRRVSKIANKPVNKELENQIVKSIINDGKKLDFNTIANMMNKK, encoded by the coding sequence ATGGATAATGGGTTCTTTAAAAACATAGAAAAGAAAACGGGCGTTAACATGAAAGATATCTTTGATTTAGCAAACTCATTACAAAATGCTAATTTTAAGGATGAAAAAACTGTCCGTAGTGTGATTCGAAGAGTTTCTAAGATTGCCAATAAACCTGTAAATAAAGAACTGGAAAATCAAATAGTTAAATCAATCATTAACGATGGTAAGAAGCTTGATTTCAATACAATCGCGAATATGATGAATAAGAAATAA
- a CDS encoding ATP-dependent helicase: protein MKTAIYQNQNIALETLARDQYQKIFLAGKNGELHCPVCNEKVRLFLGIQLNPHFFHVHSPEKQCPDPLPPIVKMDGTEHFIERNGFKIPQGRTIIATPKDLDLFKPAKNIEYTVPFKQTTGEIHNDFSPYLQQLAENGTILDKSQAAAVMETEGSLLVLAGAGSGKTRVLTARTAYMLEAKHVEPSSIMLVTFTSKAAAEMKNRLMSYPNMKRETINRLVTGTFHSIFYRILMFHDGMNWSSNKLLKKEWQRDKILKIAGKELNLSEKEFAYDLALQQIGFWKNSLLFPNEVKPVSEWEEKAVYLYQKYEEYKQREGLFDFDDMLIGCYQLLSTSPALLEQYQNRFHYFLIDEFQDINKVQYELIKLLSGKHRNVCAVGDDDQAIYSFRGSDPTYLLNFERDFPFAKMVTLDQNYRSSHEIVAAANQMISVNKVRRTKKMKAQFSSGTLPLLFFPYDEEEEATMIVTDIQEKISTGAKPCDFVILYRTNAGSRAVFERLASSNLPFKIDQDAESFYDRYIVRSALSFLRVSINEDDQQALADILPLLFLKQTVLKDIKAESILKDCSFLEAISHLKTAHAFQEKKLKKAVTVIRGLKHLSPALAIEKIEKDIGFLDFLKKRGNESSKLEKGSDDLKDLKVSAKSFNTIEALLAHAEHMSAMNKEIKNLSKHFPDAISLSTIHRAKGLEYQTVYIIGAVDGSLPHDFSLDAYRNGDFTALEEERRLFYVAMTRAKDQLFISLPSSRRGKKANPTRFLAPINKKKKTDSYI from the coding sequence ATGAAAACAGCTATCTATCAAAATCAAAACATTGCTCTAGAGACACTAGCTCGAGATCAATATCAAAAAATATTTCTTGCTGGAAAAAATGGTGAGCTGCACTGTCCTGTCTGTAATGAGAAGGTGCGATTGTTTCTTGGTATACAGCTGAACCCACATTTTTTTCATGTTCACTCGCCAGAAAAACAATGTCCGGATCCGCTCCCTCCAATTGTTAAAATGGACGGTACCGAACACTTTATCGAGCGAAACGGATTTAAGATACCGCAAGGCAGGACTATTATAGCAACCCCTAAAGACTTAGATCTCTTCAAACCCGCAAAAAACATTGAATACACTGTCCCGTTTAAACAAACAACCGGAGAAATTCATAACGATTTTTCACCATATTTACAGCAGCTTGCTGAAAATGGAACCATTCTAGATAAAAGTCAGGCAGCAGCAGTCATGGAGACTGAGGGCTCGTTATTAGTCCTTGCTGGCGCAGGAAGCGGCAAAACAAGAGTGTTAACGGCACGTACAGCGTATATGCTTGAGGCAAAACATGTTGAACCAAGTTCTATCATGCTTGTTACCTTCACTTCAAAAGCTGCTGCTGAAATGAAGAACCGTTTGATGTCCTATCCAAATATGAAACGAGAAACCATCAATCGACTCGTCACTGGCACGTTTCACAGTATTTTCTATCGTATTCTTATGTTTCATGATGGAATGAATTGGTCGTCTAACAAACTGCTAAAAAAAGAATGGCAGCGAGATAAAATCCTAAAAATTGCTGGTAAAGAGCTCAACTTGTCTGAAAAAGAATTTGCCTATGATTTAGCGCTGCAGCAGATTGGCTTTTGGAAAAACTCACTTCTGTTCCCAAATGAGGTTAAGCCTGTATCCGAATGGGAAGAAAAGGCTGTGTACCTTTATCAAAAATATGAGGAATACAAACAACGTGAAGGACTGTTTGATTTTGATGACATGCTCATTGGCTGTTATCAGCTTTTGAGCACATCACCTGCCCTGCTTGAACAATATCAGAATCGCTTTCATTATTTCTTAATCGATGAGTTTCAGGATATCAATAAAGTTCAGTATGAACTCATTAAACTACTGTCAGGAAAACATAGAAATGTTTGTGCCGTTGGTGATGATGATCAGGCTATTTATTCTTTCAGGGGAAGTGATCCAACCTATTTGCTTAATTTTGAGAGAGACTTTCCATTTGCCAAAATGGTTACTCTGGACCAAAATTACCGGTCCTCACATGAAATTGTGGCCGCCGCCAATCAAATGATTTCCGTGAATAAGGTGAGAAGAACGAAAAAGATGAAAGCACAATTTTCATCAGGAACGTTGCCGCTGTTATTTTTCCCTTATGATGAAGAGGAAGAAGCGACGATGATTGTCACTGATATTCAAGAGAAGATCTCGACAGGTGCAAAACCGTGCGATTTTGTAATTCTTTATCGAACTAATGCCGGGTCCCGTGCGGTGTTTGAGCGATTAGCCAGCTCGAACCTTCCTTTTAAAATCGATCAGGACGCAGAATCATTTTACGACCGCTATATTGTAAGAAGTGCTCTATCATTTTTAAGGGTTAGCATTAACGAAGATGACCAACAGGCACTAGCTGATATTTTACCATTATTATTTTTAAAACAGACTGTCCTTAAAGATATAAAAGCAGAGAGCATCCTAAAAGACTGTAGTTTTCTTGAGGCGATTTCACACTTGAAAACAGCTCATGCCTTTCAAGAGAAAAAGTTAAAAAAGGCGGTAACCGTCATCCGCGGCCTAAAGCATTTGTCCCCAGCTCTTGCCATTGAAAAAATAGAAAAAGACATTGGGTTTCTTGATTTTCTTAAGAAACGGGGAAATGAGTCGAGTAAGCTTGAAAAAGGGTCGGACGATCTTAAAGATCTAAAAGTGTCCGCAAAGAGTTTTAATACAATAGAGGCATTGTTGGCACATGCCGAGCATATGTCTGCAATGAATAAGGAAATTAAGAATTTAAGTAAGCATTTTCCAGATGCCATCAGCCTTAGCACCATCCACCGGGCTAAAGGACTTGAATACCAAACTGTTTATATAATCGGCGCTGTAGATGGGAGCCTTCCCCATGATTTTTCCCTAGATGCTTATCGAAATGGTGACTTTACCGCTCTCGAAGAAGAGAGAAGATTATTTTATGTAGCGATGACTCGTGCAAAGGACCAGCTTTTTATCTCCTTACCTAGCAGCAGAAGAGGAAAAAAGGCAAACCCCACCAGGTTCTTAGCACCAATTAATAAAAAGAAGAAGACCGATTCCTATATTTAG
- a CDS encoding GNAT family N-acetyltransferase codes for MTVKVVETQKELEDAFLVRKIVFVEEQNVPLEEEIDQFEDDATHFVMYHEGSPVGAGRFRVVDGCGKVERICVLKEARKTGAGKAIMNAIESYADTQGLHKLKLNAQTHAIPFYSGLGYEVVSEEFLDAGIPHKTMMKEV; via the coding sequence GTGACAGTTAAGGTTGTTGAAACTCAAAAGGAACTTGAAGATGCTTTTTTAGTAAGAAAAATTGTTTTTGTCGAAGAGCAAAATGTCCCGCTCGAAGAAGAAATCGATCAATTTGAAGACGATGCCACTCATTTTGTGATGTACCATGAAGGTTCGCCTGTCGGTGCTGGCAGATTTCGTGTTGTCGATGGCTGCGGGAAAGTTGAACGCATTTGTGTTTTAAAAGAAGCACGAAAAACGGGCGCTGGCAAGGCGATAATGAATGCAATCGAGAGCTACGCTGATACACAAGGTTTACACAAATTAAAGCTAAATGCCCAAACGCATGCCATACCCTTCTATTCCGGTCTTGGATATGAAGTTGTCTCAGAAGAATTTTTAGATGCAGGAATTCCACATAAGACGATGATGAAAGAAGTTTAA
- a CDS encoding YjcG family protein: MKFGVVIFPSKKLQDLVNSYRKRYDPHYALIPPHLTLKNAFEANEEDAKDFSNKLRKIASTTKPFSLKTSKISSFQPVNNVIYFKIDPTEELTNLHSEINQEFNKENLDYAFVPHITIGQKLSNDEHSDVFGSLRMTKVNHEETIDRFHLLYQLENGSWTVYETFRLGKE; encoded by the coding sequence ATGAAATTTGGTGTTGTTATTTTTCCATCAAAAAAGCTTCAAGATTTAGTGAATTCTTATCGTAAACGCTATGACCCGCATTATGCTCTTATTCCTCCACATTTAACATTAAAGAATGCCTTTGAAGCAAATGAAGAAGATGCAAAGGATTTTTCCAATAAATTACGGAAAATCGCCAGTACTACAAAGCCGTTCTCATTAAAAACATCCAAAATCAGCTCTTTCCAGCCTGTAAATAATGTCATCTATTTTAAAATAGATCCGACAGAGGAACTTACAAACCTGCATTCTGAAATCAATCAGGAATTTAACAAGGAAAATCTAGATTATGCCTTCGTACCCCATATTACGATTGGTCAAAAGCTTTCTAATGATGAGCATTCAGATGTCTTCGGTTCACTACGGATGACAAAAGTAAATCATGAAGAAACGATCGACCGCTTCCATTTGCTTTATCAATTAGAAAATGGTTCTTGGACTGTTTATGAAACATTTCGTCTTGGAAAGGAATAG
- a CDS encoding alpha/beta hydrolase-fold protein encodes MEFPKGTIKELTFQSLELGEEIQLLVYLPANFSPLYKYSLLIAQDGRDYFQLGRIGRLADEFLFEREIENIIIVGVPYKDVEDRRRKYHPDGDQNQQYIRFLAHELVPFLDKEFPTYHMGSTRALIGDSLGATVSLMTALQYPHTFGKVVLQSPFVNEQVLKLVNDFSEAHLIEIYHVIGTQETEVQTTDGRISDFLSPNRKLSKVISEKPFTYFYEEFNGNHTWKYWQPDLRKALKMLF; translated from the coding sequence ATGGAATTTCCAAAAGGCACAATTAAAGAACTTACCTTTCAAAGCTTGGAACTTGGAGAGGAAATACAGCTCCTTGTCTATCTTCCAGCAAACTTCTCACCGCTCTATAAATACTCGCTGCTAATCGCCCAGGATGGCCGGGATTATTTTCAGCTCGGCCGGATCGGACGATTGGCAGATGAGTTTCTTTTTGAAAGAGAGATTGAAAATATCATTATTGTAGGAGTGCCCTATAAGGATGTAGAGGATCGCCGGCGAAAATACCACCCGGATGGAGACCAAAACCAGCAATATATTCGGTTTCTTGCACATGAATTAGTGCCATTTCTTGATAAAGAATTTCCTACTTATCATATGGGCTCGACAAGAGCGTTAATTGGAGACTCCTTAGGGGCAACAGTCTCGTTAATGACTGCCCTTCAATACCCGCATACCTTTGGCAAAGTGGTGCTCCAGTCTCCGTTTGTTAACGAGCAAGTATTGAAATTAGTCAATGACTTTTCGGAAGCACACCTTATTGAAATTTATCATGTAATTGGCACTCAAGAAACAGAAGTACAAACCACAGACGGAAGAATAAGTGATTTCCTAAGCCCAAACCGGAAACTCTCCAAAGTAATATCAGAAAAACCTTTTACATATTTTTATGAAGAGTTTAATGGAAATCATACATGGAAATACTGGCAGCCCGATTTAAGAAAAGCACTTAAAATGTTATTTTAG
- a CDS encoding ABC transporter ATP-binding protein, whose translation MGRVTFEVVNVTKEIKGQSILKSISFNCVENTATAILGHNGSGKSTLLKILAGIYEPTSGSVVRNTRKIAYVPEHFPENLRFKLKEYLQLMASFQGFTKEDVEIQLSQYFRTFGIEQFVNTPLKQCSKGTKQKVGLIQALLSKPEVLLLDEPLTGLDTASQHELINLLEKLKRQATIIFTTHEYIMIEALADQVLELESGEVTFQNEPIKVERLIKTTFKDQEIFSGLDLVSIEYESNSALITVEAPKSDELLMYLLKNNCSILEIKEKR comes from the coding sequence ATGGGAAGAGTCACTTTTGAAGTAGTAAATGTAACAAAAGAAATAAAGGGGCAGTCTATTCTAAAGAGCATATCTTTCAATTGTGTCGAAAATACAGCAACGGCAATCCTTGGACATAATGGTTCAGGGAAAAGCACACTTTTGAAAATTTTAGCAGGAATTTATGAGCCAACAAGTGGAAGTGTTGTCAGGAATACTAGAAAGATTGCTTATGTCCCGGAACATTTTCCTGAAAATTTGCGTTTTAAACTAAAGGAATATTTACAATTGATGGCATCATTTCAGGGATTCACTAAAGAAGATGTTGAAATTCAACTTTCACAGTATTTTCGTACATTTGGTATTGAGCAATTTGTCAACACTCCACTCAAACAATGCTCAAAAGGAACAAAGCAGAAGGTGGGTCTTATACAAGCCTTGTTATCTAAACCAGAAGTGTTGCTATTGGACGAGCCTCTTACTGGATTGGATACTGCTTCCCAACACGAACTAATAAATCTCTTAGAAAAATTAAAAAGGCAAGCAACCATTATTTTTACCACACATGAATACATAATGATTGAAGCACTGGCTGATCAAGTATTGGAATTGGAATCTGGAGAGGTTACATTTCAAAATGAACCTATAAAGGTAGAGCGGTTGATTAAAACAACCTTCAAGGATCAAGAGATATTTAGTGGACTAGATTTGGTTTCCATAGAATATGAGAGTAATTCCGCCTTGATTACGGTTGAGGCTCCTAAAAGTGATGAATTATTAATGTACCTTTTGAAAAATAATTGTTCGATTTTGGAAATAAAAGAAAAGAGGTAA